In a single window of the Thermoanaerobacterium sp. PSU-2 genome:
- the fmt gene encoding methionyl-tRNA formyltransferase — protein MNIVFMGTPEFAVPSLKKLVEFGHNVMLAITQPDKPKGRGKKLSFPPVKEFAIKHGIEVYQPLKLKNNEEVFEKIRRLNPELIVVAAYGKILPEEILKIPKFGCINVHASLLPKYRGAAPINWAVINGEKETGITIMYMEKGLDTGDILLQKSIPILEEDNAETIHDKLAILGGDVLIDAINMMCNGTLMSVKQDDSKATYAPMLEKSMGLINWEKDAIEIRNLIRGLRPWPGAYTYYNGSMLKIWSADVYHYFGDEKPGTIIESDDTLIIKCGKEALKVIEIQGEGTRKMNVEDYLRGHLIKKGDQLEGITI, from the coding sequence TTGAACATTGTGTTTATGGGTACGCCTGAATTTGCTGTACCTTCACTCAAAAAATTGGTTGAATTTGGTCACAATGTGATGTTGGCTATTACACAACCAGATAAGCCTAAAGGCAGAGGCAAAAAATTGTCTTTTCCACCCGTAAAAGAATTTGCTATAAAACATGGCATAGAAGTCTATCAGCCTCTTAAATTAAAGAACAATGAAGAAGTATTTGAAAAGATAAGGAGATTGAATCCTGAATTAATAGTTGTGGCTGCATATGGCAAAATTCTTCCAGAAGAAATTTTAAAAATCCCGAAATTTGGGTGTATAAATGTTCATGCATCTTTGCTTCCAAAGTACAGAGGAGCTGCACCCATAAATTGGGCTGTAATAAACGGTGAAAAAGAGACAGGAATTACTATAATGTATATGGAAAAGGGATTGGACACTGGTGACATTTTATTGCAAAAGTCAATACCAATATTAGAAGAAGATAATGCTGAGACGATACATGATAAACTGGCGATATTAGGCGGAGACGTTTTAATAGATGCTATAAACATGATGTGCAATGGTACTTTAATGAGTGTAAAACAAGACGATAGCAAAGCGACGTATGCTCCGATGCTTGAAAAATCGATGGGGCTTATAAATTGGGAAAAAGATGCTATTGAAATAAGAAATCTCATTAGAGGATTAAGGCCATGGCCTGGTGCATATACGTACTATAATGGCAGCATGTTAAAAATTTGGTCTGCTGATGTATACCATTATTTTGGTGATGAAAAACCTGGTACAATTATCGAGTCAGATGATACTTTGATAATAAAATGTGGTAAAGAAGCGTTGAAAGTAATAGAAATTCAAGGTGAAGGCACGAGAAAAATGAATGTTGAAGACTATTTAAGGGGACACTTAATAAAAAAGGGCGATCAATTAGAGGGGATAACAATTTGA
- the rsmB gene encoding 16S rRNA (cytosine(967)-C(5))-methyltransferase RsmB: MNQRNTAFKILYDIIVKKGYSNIVLNKYLNNNELRDIDKSFIKEIVFGTIERKQTLDQIIDRCSSKGIKKIDNKILIILEMGLYQIIYMDKVPQYAAISEAVNLAKEYAGIHASKFVNAVLRNYVRNSAKIDILKSDKNVVEYMAFKYSYPEWIVKRLLNNYDKDTAEDILKSLNEKPQISIRLNTLKIGSKDFEKILIDKGLNFKKGSYVDDAYYIDLKNIAGDEIYKNGFVQIQDEGAMIISKVLSPNPDDLIIDVCSAPGGKTTHISQLMNNKGKVIAFDIHEHKIDLIRMNCKRLGVNNVDAYVFDSTKINEKYIDKADKVLADVPCTGIGIIRKKPDIKLKNYTDEDIKKLNNIQYSILSSSSKYVKKGGYILYSTCTIGREENMNIIDRFLGENKNFEISDIRPFLSEKLASQVDGKGYLQLLPNINNTDGFFICKLQRNN; the protein is encoded by the coding sequence ATGAATCAGAGAAATACTGCTTTTAAAATTTTGTACGATATAATTGTAAAAAAAGGATATTCCAATATTGTGTTGAACAAGTATCTTAATAACAATGAGTTGAGAGATATAGACAAAAGTTTCATTAAAGAAATAGTTTTTGGTACAATAGAGAGAAAACAAACTTTAGATCAAATAATTGATCGTTGTTCGTCAAAAGGCATCAAAAAGATAGACAACAAAATATTGATAATACTCGAGATGGGGTTGTATCAAATAATTTATATGGATAAAGTGCCTCAATATGCGGCTATTAGTGAAGCTGTAAATCTTGCTAAGGAGTATGCGGGAATACATGCTTCTAAGTTTGTTAATGCTGTGCTTCGCAATTATGTGCGCAATTCTGCAAAGATTGATATATTAAAATCTGACAAAAATGTTGTTGAATATATGGCATTTAAATATTCATATCCTGAATGGATTGTAAAAAGACTTTTAAATAATTATGATAAAGATACGGCTGAGGATATATTAAAGTCATTAAATGAAAAGCCGCAGATATCCATAAGGCTTAACACTTTAAAAATAGGAAGTAAGGATTTTGAAAAAATATTGATTGACAAAGGATTGAATTTTAAAAAGGGATCGTATGTGGATGATGCTTATTATATTGATTTAAAAAATATTGCAGGTGATGAAATCTACAAAAATGGCTTTGTGCAGATCCAAGATGAAGGTGCTATGATCATATCTAAAGTTTTATCACCTAATCCAGACGATCTTATAATAGACGTATGTAGCGCACCGGGTGGGAAAACTACACATATTTCTCAATTAATGAACAATAAAGGAAAAGTTATTGCGTTTGATATTCATGAGCATAAGATTGATTTAATAAGAATGAATTGCAAAAGATTAGGCGTAAACAATGTGGATGCGTATGTGTTTGATTCAACCAAGATAAATGAAAAATATATAGACAAGGCAGACAAGGTATTGGCTGACGTTCCATGCACCGGAATAGGAATCATAAGGAAAAAGCCGGATATAAAATTAAAGAACTATACGGATGAAGATATTAAAAAGCTGAATAACATTCAATACAGCATACTTAGCTCCAGCTCTAAATATGTCAAAAAAGGCGGATATATATTGTACAGCACATGTACGATTGGAAGAGAAGAAAATATGAATATTATTGATAGATTTTTGGGTGAAAATAAGAATTTCGAGATTTCCGACATAAGACCTTTTCTTTCTGAAAAATTAGCATCACAAGTAGACGGTAAAGGCTACCTGCAATTGTTGCCAAATATCAATAATACAGACGGCTTTTTTATATGTAAATTGCAGAGAAATAATTAA
- a CDS encoding zinc metallopeptidase, which translates to MFWYYDPTYILLLPAILLAMYAQFKVQSTFNRYSNVRNRYGYRAYEVARKLLNDAGLYDVSIEMIPGNLTDHYDPRSRVLRLSQTVYSSDSIAAIGVAAHETGHAIQHANGYIPLKLRNAIVPVANIGTTISWPLLLMGFLFGYTQLIDIGIILFSAVVLFQIITLPVELNASNRAIRLLESGGLFMRDELYPARQVLNAAALTYVAAAFASIMNLIRLIILRDRRD; encoded by the coding sequence ATGTTTTGGTATTACGATCCTACGTATATATTGCTGTTACCTGCAATTTTACTTGCAATGTATGCTCAATTTAAAGTACAAAGCACGTTTAACAGGTATTCAAATGTAAGAAACAGATATGGATACAGAGCTTATGAAGTGGCGAGGAAATTGCTAAATGATGCGGGGCTATATGATGTTAGCATTGAGATGATACCAGGTAATCTGACAGATCATTATGATCCAAGAAGCAGAGTGCTAAGGCTTTCTCAAACCGTCTATAGCAGTGATTCTATAGCAGCTATAGGCGTTGCGGCACATGAAACAGGGCATGCGATACAGCATGCTAATGGATACATTCCTCTTAAATTGAGAAATGCAATCGTACCTGTTGCAAATATCGGTACGACAATTTCATGGCCGCTTTTGCTGATGGGTTTTTTGTTTGGATATACACAATTGATAGATATAGGCATAATACTCTTTTCAGCAGTTGTTTTGTTTCAAATAATAACATTGCCAGTAGAACTTAATGCAAGCAATAGAGCAATAAGGCTTCTCGAATCTGGTGGGCTTTTCATGAGAGATGAACTTTATCCAGCAAGGCAGGTTCTTAATGCGGCTGCTTTGACGTATGTTGCCGCTGCATTTGCTTCTATTATGAATCTTATTAGGCTGATAATTTTAAGGGATAGGAGAGATTAA
- a CDS encoding DUF116 domain-containing protein, whose product MNGKKRVFFGLLSILILLMTLSIFFLFYIVRSKSSALYNFLIGSAILFFSAITIVLILTVFAFLYVIYRGRNNEILNKTLLLLIDGLYPLLEILGGIFGVKKDKIQQSFTNINNFLVSSRKGKYLPEELLILTPHCIQFNECKFKVTNDIDNCQRCGKCQVSDLIKLKEKYGVKIAIATGGTLARKAVMDTKPKAIIAIACERDLTSGILDVKKIPVYGIINIRPYGPCFNTKVDLDEVEKAIINFTNGG is encoded by the coding sequence TTGAATGGGAAAAAGCGTGTTTTTTTTGGATTATTGAGTATATTGATATTGTTAATGACGTTAAGTATTTTTTTTCTTTTCTATATTGTGAGAAGCAAAAGCTCAGCTTTGTATAATTTTTTAATAGGATCTGCGATATTATTTTTCTCTGCAATTACTATTGTCTTGATTCTTACAGTTTTTGCTTTTTTGTATGTGATTTATAGAGGAAGAAATAATGAAATACTGAATAAAACATTATTATTGCTGATAGATGGGTTATATCCGCTTTTGGAGATATTAGGTGGTATATTTGGTGTTAAGAAGGATAAGATTCAACAGTCATTTACAAATATCAATAACTTTTTAGTAAGTTCAAGAAAAGGCAAGTATTTACCTGAGGAGCTATTGATATTGACGCCTCATTGCATACAGTTTAATGAGTGTAAATTTAAAGTTACCAATGACATTGACAATTGTCAAAGATGTGGGAAATGTCAGGTCAGCGACTTAATAAAGCTAAAAGAGAAGTATGGTGTAAAAATCGCAATTGCAACTGGAGGCACTTTAGCTAGAAAAGCTGTCATGGACACTAAACCAAAAGCCATCATTGCTATTGCATGTGAAAGAGACCTAACAAGTGGAATACTGGATGTGAAAAAAATACCCGTTTATGGTATAATAAATATAAGACCTTATGGCCCTTGCTTCAACACAAAAGTGGATTTAGATGAAGTCGAAAAAGCAATTATCAATTTTACGAATGGAGGATAG
- the def gene encoding peptide deformylase has translation MALRYIRKIGDPILYKKAKYVDKIDDHVIMILDDMAETMYNADGVGLAANQIGILRRLVVVDVGDGLIELINPEIILEEGEQIGKEGCLSVPNVTGEVKRPKKVRVRYQDRTGEYKEIEGEDFLARALSHEIDHLNGILFVNKAIRIINDEEEKMEAE, from the coding sequence ATGGCATTAAGGTATATTAGAAAAATTGGAGATCCTATACTGTATAAAAAGGCAAAATACGTTGATAAAATAGATGATCATGTTATTATGATTTTGGATGACATGGCTGAAACTATGTATAATGCTGATGGCGTCGGACTTGCTGCAAACCAGATTGGTATCTTGAGAAGACTGGTGGTAGTGGATGTTGGAGATGGTTTGATAGAATTGATAAATCCAGAAATAATATTAGAAGAAGGCGAACAAATAGGAAAAGAAGGATGCCTAAGCGTTCCTAACGTGACAGGAGAAGTCAAACGTCCTAAAAAGGTAAGAGTAAGGTATCAAGACAGAACCGGAGAGTATAAAGAAATCGAAGGAGAAGACTTTTTAGCCAGAGCATTGTCACATGAAATTGATCATTTAAATGGAATATTGTTTGTAAATAAAGCGATAAGAATAATAAATGACGAGGAAGAAAAAATGGAGGCGGAGTGA